AGCGTACGTCGGAATTTTCAGATGTGGAGCCTGGTTGTGGCAGTTTCTGTAGCAAAGCCTCAACAAGATACTGCTCGGATTTATCTTTGCGGTAGCAGAACTGGAGCGGAGTATTGTTGGCAGAAGATCTGTTATCATTGTAACTCGAGACCACCCGACGTGTGACTTTGACAAGCGTTGAAGAGTAAGCTATGGTTGAGCTCAGACATATACTTTGGAAACCAACATTACCGTGATGGATCTGTAGTTTGCCTGAGACCAACCAAGTCAGCTTGTCATCAAGCTCTATCAAACTTAACATGAAAGCGCAGGTACCGGGAGCTACGTCAAAGGGAGGCTTGGACTGAACAGAGCAACTTCTGGTGGTGGAGAGTAGGCCGTCGACTGAGCCGCAGTGAACACCACAAAGAAAACCAGACCAAACGGCACTCTCGACGAGATGGATATGAAGTGTTTCAGGTGCTTTGCCAGATTGGCAGATCTCGTCGGAGAGACCAATCTTCAGATCGTCGATGGCTGAATGAGTGGTGATAGAttgcaaaagaagaagaagccttgTACGTTGAAGACCTTGACAGCAAGAGACGAGGCTAGCAGATCTGGgacttgaagatgatgagatgCTCCCATGGTAGTCACGGATAACAGAGGCGGCTCTAGCAGTGATGAATAGAGAACAGGCCAGATCTATATGCGGTAGAAGCTCCGAATGGGCGAGCAAGTGAAACGAAGGAGGGTTGGAGAGAGGGAGACGCGGCGGAGGATCTGGGGGGACTGGAGGGTCAGGAGGGTCCACCGGAAACACTACGTCAAGGTCTGGGTCTGGTG
This genomic window from Raphanus sativus cultivar WK10039 unplaced genomic scaffold, ASM80110v3 Scaffold0358, whole genome shotgun sequence contains:
- the LOC130501971 gene encoding uncharacterized protein LOC130501971, coding for MASIVASPPPSEPPDPDLDVVFPVDPPDPPVPPDPPPRLPLSNPPSFHLLAHSELLPHIDLACSLFITARAASVIRDYHGSISSSSSPRSASLVSCCQGLQRTRLLLLLQSITTHSAIDDLKIGLSDEICQSGKAPETLHIHLVESAVWSGFLCGVHCGSVDGLLSTTRSCSVQSKPPFDVAPGTCAFMLSLIELDDKLTWLVSGKLQIHHGNVGFQSICLSSTIAYSSTLVKVTRRVVSSYNDNRSSANNTPLQFCYRKDKSEQYLVEALLQKLPQPGSTSENSDVRCFTPSFSDDWQQGFSSVKTLWRHHGNAGAKSLCRNSAFVNALEVLVKLHYIVIVVNVATLSLLDSPSPCFQASTVSLSFSANIMLAEDSRPSRFDRHSTRR